In Bacteroidota bacterium, the genomic stretch AGAAATTAAATAAATTAGTTAAGGAGATTCAGAAAAATGGTAAGAACTCTGATTACGACTGTATAATTGGTGTAAGTGGCGGTGTTGACAGTACATACGTTGCATACCTTACAAAAAAACTTGGACTACGCCCATTAGCAATCCACTTCGATAATGGATGGAATTCTGAATTAGCCGTTTCAAACATAGAAAAAGTACTTGATAAACTGGATATCAATTTGTATACCTATGTTATCGATTGGCCGGTTTTCAAGGATTTACAGCTTTCATTCCTTAAAGCTTCAACACCAGATGGTGAAATACCAACAGACCATGCAATCAACGCCTTATTATTTAGGGAAGCTAGTAAAAGGAACATCAAATACATCATCAACGGCATGAATTTCAAAACAGAATCAATGGCTGTTGAATCATGGGCCTATGGACATTCTGATTGGAAGTACATAAAGTCAGTACACAAACTGTTCGGAACAAAGAAGTTAAATAAATATCCCAAATATAGCTTTTTTAATCTGTTTTATTGGACTTTCATAAAAAAAATAAAAGTTGTATCTATTTTAAATTATATAGATTACAACAAGGACGAAACGATGAAAGTTCTGCAAAATGATTTAGGTTGGGTTTACTATGGAGGTAAGCATTATGAGTCAATTTACACAAGGTTCTATCAGGGCTACATATTACCCAATAAATTTAATATCGACAAAAGAATCGGACATCTCTCAGATTTAATTAGGTCGGGGCAACTTACACGACAAGAAGCATTAATGGAGATTAAAAATCCCATCTATGACGAGAAGTTACTGATTCAAGATAGAGAATTCGTGATCAAGAAGCTCAGTTTATCTAACGAATCGTTTGAAAAGCTGATGAATAATCCCCGGAAATCATTTCTTGAATATCCCAACTCCTACAACACTGTAAATAGGCTCAAGAAACTTGTTAATTATTTACGAAGCAAGGGATTATACTCTAAATAGATGAAAGTATTACAAATTTGCAACGATTATTTCGGGGGGAAATTCTATGATATCTTATTTTCAGAATTAGAAAATAATGATATCCAGTCAACTGTGATTGTTTTTCTAAGAAATGACCAAGTTCGTCTTATAGAGAAGAACCAAATTGATTTGAAACCCAACAATGTTTTAGTATTGAAATTAAATTGGTTTTATTCAACTATTGGCCGAGTGCTGCCCAATTTAAGAAACATATAC encodes the following:
- a CDS encoding N-acetyl sugar amidotransferase, producing KLNKLVKEIQKNGKNSDYDCIIGVSGGVDSTYVAYLTKKLGLRPLAIHFDNGWNSELAVSNIEKVLDKLDINLYTYVIDWPVFKDLQLSFLKASTPDGEIPTDHAINALLFREASKRNIKYIINGMNFKTESMAVESWAYGHSDWKYIKSVHKLFGTKKLNKYPKYSFFNLFYWTFIKKIKVVSILNYIDYNKDETMKVLQNDLGWVYYGGKHYESIYTRFYQGYILPNKFNIDKRIGHLSDLIRSGQLTRQEALMEIKNPIYDEKLLIQDREFVIKKLSLSNESFEKLMNNPRKSFLEYPNSYNTVNRLKKLVNYLRSKGLYSK